ACGGGGTCTTTGTAGATGCCCCGGTACGCGCCGTCGATGAGACCCGCACTGGCCTTGTAGGCGAAGCGTTGGGTATCGCGGTCTACTTTTTGCAGCAGGGCGCCGCCCATGCCGAACGCGACATTCTCGGCGGAGAAGCCGTCGATCAGGAGGTTTTGCAGAATCTGGCGGATGGTGTCCTCGTTGATGCCGTCGCCCTGGATGACGCGGACGTGGTTGAGAACCTGATAGCCCTTGCTGTTCACGGTGGTGCCGTACTTGGCGGCCAGGGCCTTCACGGCCAGGCGCACCATGGCGGGGGGATCGCCACTGTCGGGGCGGACGACCAGGGTGGCGCCGCTCTCGATGACTTCCTTTTTCAGGGTTTCGCCCCAGTGAACGTTGATGGCGTGTTTCAGGTCGTAACTGTCGCTCACCACGGCGTAGATGCCGCCCTTCTTGCCGAACATCCGGACCATGTTGCGGTACGCTTCGACTTCGTTTTCCTTGCCCCAGCTGGTGATGGTGCTGTGTTCGGCGGCGGGGATGGAGTAACCGGCGATGTCGGCGCCGTAGTGGTTGCGGGCGACGCGCAGGGCTTCGAGGGTGTCGCTGCCCTGGAAGTTCACGAGGTGCGCCAGGCCGCCCAGGCCGGCACTTTCGCGGCTGCTGACGCCGCGGCTGCCGAAGTCGTGGAGCTTGAACGGCAGTTCCTCGGCGGCGCGGTCGCTGGTCTTCTCCAGGGCTTCTTTGATGATCTCGCGGATGGCGTGGCTCTGGGTGCAGACGGTGGTGGGGTACCACACGCGCATCAGCATGGTCTCAAACCAGCCGACCAGCCAGGGCAACTCGGGGTCGGTGTTCGTGCAGCTCATCAGGATGTTGTGGATGGGGACGCTTACGCCTTCGGGGACGGCGCGGATTTCCAGGGGGAGTTTCCCGCCGTGCACGTTCACCACGCGCATCCAGCCCTCATAGGGAAAGGGTTCGCCGTGCGCTTCGATCAGGTCGCGGGCTTCCTCGACCATCTCGGCGGTGACGCGCCGCGTCAGATACCGGTCGAGGATGTACTGCAACCCGAAAAAGCGCGTGGTGGGGTACTTGCCGCCGCGGGATTCCAGGTAGCTGAAGAGGCGCGTGGTGCCCTGGGGGTACTGGAGGTAATGGCTGCTCTTGTAACTGTCGGTGTCGAGGATCAGGTTGTCGTCGCTGAGTTTGACCGGGGTGGCAGGTACGGGCATGGTTCATTCTCCTTTAGCAGGTATGGGTGCGGGCGTAGGTTTCGACGTAGCGGGGCTGATCGGCCTCCACAGCCCTGGGGCTGCGGCAGTGGCGCACGAGGGCTATGGCGTCGTGGGCGTTCAGGCCGCTTTGCACCAGGAGGCATGCGGCGAGCATTCCGCTGCGGCCCAGGCCGCCGAGGCAGTGAATGACGATGGTTTCCCCGTGGCGCAGGCGATCCCTCAGGTCTTGCACCAGCGCGTGAAAGGCCGCGTCGTCGGTGGGGGTCTTCACGTCGGGGATGGGGTGATGACGGACATTCAGGCCAAGGCGGGCAGCCTCGGCGTGGTAGTCGTCCATGTGCCAGCGCTGCATTTCGTCCTGTTCCATCAGGTTGACCAGCAGGGTGACGCCTTTCTCCTTCAGGTGCCCGAGGTCGGTCGTGAGATCGCGGTCATGGCGCAGCTCGTGGCCCTGGCCTTTCTTGCCGGGGGCGATGGTCAGGCCAAGCCGGCCGGGCCAGCGTGGGGGCCCATCTTCTATCCAGGCGATGCGGAGGGGATTCTGGGTACTATTCATCTCAACTCCTTTCTCATAATTTACATTCTTCTTTATTAGTAAAATGAGTCAATAATCCAGTTGGGCAGTCTGATGCAGGAACCAATGCCTGACTCCCCACGTAGTGCCTTACAGTGACCCTACTGTGATGACCAAACCCCCTGAAACGAACGCTTTTCAGTACGCCTGGAAAAGCCCCTGGGTACGCCTGGCGGTGTTTCTGCTGGCCTTCTACCTGCTCTACAGGGTGTTTGGTTCCATCACCAGCGTCGTGGTGGACTTCACGGTGGCGTTCCTGATCGCCTACCTGGCCAACCCGCTGCTGAACTGGCTGGAGAAAGGCCGGGTCAAGCGCGGGCTGGGCGTGGTGTTCGTGCTGCTGCTGTTTCTGGGATTGCTGGCGCTGACCGTCACCCTGATCGTCACGGTCTCGGGGCAATTCGCCCAGCTCATCAAGAACCTGCCCAACCTGGTCAACAACCTGGGCGGCCTCATCGACAACGTGGCAGTGCGCCTCAACAACCTGGGTATTCCCGGCATGGAGAACGTGCAGGAACGCATGACCACCGCCGCGCAGACCTGGGTGCAGAACCTCGACCAGAACCTCGGCCCGATTCTTCAGAACGCCCTGAACTCCACTGGCACGCTGCTGAATTACGTGCTGTCGGTGGGCGGCATCATCGGGCAGATCGTGCTGATCCTGCTGCTGAGCGTGTACCTTATGCTGGATTACAACCGTGTGAACGCCGCCCTGCTGCGGGCTTTCCCGCGCCCATGGCAGCCGCGCGTGCTGGAACTGTCGGCCCTGACCGGGCAGGCGGTGGGCGGGTACGTGCGCGGGCAACTCATCATCGCGTCGTTCATTGGCCTGTTCGTGTGGATCGGTCTGACGCTGGTGGGCATTCCCAGCGCCGCCGCCATTGGCTTTCTGGCAGGTGCTTTCAACATCGTGCCGTACCTGGGGCCGATCATCGGCGCGACCCCGGCGCTGCTGCTGGCGCTGACCATGCCGAACGTGCTGCTGAAAATGATCCTGGTGATCGTGGTGTTTGTGGCCGCCAACCAGATCGAGAGCAACTTCCTGAGTCCATACATCCTGAGCAAGAACACCGACCTGCACCCGGTCACCATTCTGGTCGCCATTCTGGTGGGCGTGGCTTTGATGGGTTTCGCGGGAGCGCTGCTGGCCGTGCCCACGGTGGCCCTGGCAAAATTGCTTCTGGAGAAGTACTACTACCCCAGCCGCGTGTACACCGAGGGGCCATAGCGCAGAAGCTTTCCGCTTGCCGCGTCTGCTGGCGATAACCAGCCAAACACGCTCCTGAGAATAAATAAGCGTTCCATGGTCAACCAGACAGGAAGAAGAAGGCCCGAGTCATAGCCGTTTGCAATGGATCACCATGTCTGCCACCCTCCTCAGGGAAGATAAGAACAGCGCTCCATCTTATCCAGACCATCCAAAAGCGGCTTGAAAGAAAAGCCGCTTTATTTCTCTCTGTGTTTCCTCGATTCCCTGGAAGATGAAGGCCAATGTGCTCCCAGGATATTGAACTCAGGAGGCTGCCTCGTGTCTGACCCGCCCTCCCTACTGTCCCGTGCGCAACTGTTTTGCTTCTTTCTTCCCGTCGTAGGCGTATTGTTCGGCCCACTGTGCAGCGGCCTCCATGTCGTATGCGACACGCCGGAAAGTCACGTTCCAGACACCCTTCTCTCCTTCCAGCAGCGTCCAGCGGGCCAGGGGTGAACCGTCTTTCTGACGGCTGACCGCACCGCAGTTCACGACCGTCAGGTGGCCGAGTTGCCGCACGTGCTCCAGGTGAGAGTGGCCCACAATGACCACGCGGGCGTTTTCGGTGTTTCCCAGGCGTTTGTGCACCTGTTCGTCAGTGGCCCACTGCTTCCCTTCACGCAGCAGGTATTCCCACGGGTCACTGGGCGTGCCGTGCGCGGCGATGACCTCGCCGTGAGCAAGAGTGACGCTGGTGGGCAGACTCGCCACGTATTCGCCGGCGCTGGCGGGCAACACGGCATGCAGCCACTCCAGCATCTCGCGTTTCTCCGTGTCGGGCGTCAGTTGCTCACCCAGGCGCTCGTCGGTGTTGCCACGAATCTCGTGAACGCCATGCTGAGCCTTGAGTTGCTGCTGCAGGTGCCACGCCCCCAGCGGGTCAGCGCCGCCGAAGAGTTGATCTCCCAGGTTGACCCACACGTCCGGCTGCTGGGCTTCAATGTCCTGCACCACCGCTTTCAGCGCGAACTGGTTTCCATGAACATCCCCGAATACCGCTATCTTCATGCTTCAGTCTGCACCTGATTCTTCAATTTCCTGTCAAGTGGCGGCTTCACGCTTCGGCCACCGCCGTCAGAAACGCCTGCCAGCTGGGCCTGGTCGCTGGGTGTATTCGCCAGAGATCCGTTCGGCGTGATGCGGTACAAAGGAGTTCTGCTCATCATCCTCTGCCCCGGTCGCGGGTGAAGTTGTCCAGCCGCACTCCCGGCGCTGCTGGTTGCGGTGGGTTCAGCAGGCTCTCCAGGAGACCCACGCGGCACAGCGCCAGGGGCATTGCTCGACCACGGTTGAGGGCTACAGACCCAACAACAGGAAAGCCCGCCCAACCCATCACTGGGGGGCGGGCATCCGGGATGAAAATTACTCGACGGTCACCGATTTGGCCAGGTTGCGGGGTTTGTCCACGTCCTTGCCCAGAACCGTGGCGGTGTAGTAGGCGAGGAGCTGCATGGCGACCGCGTTCACCACCGGGCTGACCATCTCGTGGGCGCGGGGCACGTAAATCACGTCGTCGGCGTGCTGCGCGTTCTCGGTGTCGCCGTCCGACAGCACCAGGATGACCTTACCGCCGCGTGCCCGAACTTCCTGCACGTTGGAAATGGTTTTCTCCAGCAGGCGGCTCTCGGTGGCGACCACCACCACGGGCAGTTTCTCGTCGATCAGGGCAATCGGGCCGTGCTTCATTTCGCCTGCGGCGTAAGCCTCGGCGTGGATGTAACTGATTTCCTTCAGTTTCAGGGCGCCTTCAAAAGCGGTGGGGCTGTTCACGCCGCGCCCCAGGAACAGGTAATCGCGCGCCTGGGCGTACTTCTCGGCCACCTGCTTGATCTGCTGAACGCGCTCCGGTTGCAGGGCTTCCTCGACCAGGCGCGGCAACTCGCGGGCGGAGGACAGCAGTTCTGCCCCCTCCTGCCCGCTGAGGGTGCCGCGGGCGCGGCCCAGCCACAGGGCCAGCATCAGGAACGCGCTGACCATGCTGGTATACGCCTTGGTGCTGGCCACGCCGATTTCCGGCCCGGCGTGAATGTACAGGGTGTCGTCCAGCTCGCGGGTCATGGAGCTGCCCTTGGCGTTGATGACGCCCAGCGTCTTCGCACCGCCCTTCTTCGCCTCGCGCAGGGCTTCCAGCGTGTCGATGGTCTCGCCGGACTGACTGACGACTATAGCCAGGGTGTTCTCGCTGACCAGCGGATCGCGGTAACGGTACTCGCTGGCCACATCGACCTCAACGGGAATGCGGGCCAGTTGCTCGATCAGGTATTCACCGACCAGACCCGCGTAGAAGGCCGTGCCGCAGGCGATGATGCTGATGCGTTTGAAGCTGGCCGGGTCGAGGTCGATGTCCAGATTCACCTCGCCTGTCTCATCGTGCAGGCGGCCAATCAGGGTGTTGGTGAGGGCCTGCGGCTGCTCGTAGATTTCCTTGAGCATGTACGTGTCGAAGCCGCCTTTTTCGGCAGACTCGGCGTCCCAGTCGATGGTTTCGATATCGCGCTTCAGCTCGTTGCCCTGCAGGTCGGTGACGCGGAAGCCGTCGTCATGCAGCACCACCATGTCGCCGTCGTGCAGGAACACCATCTGGCGAGTGTACGGCAGCAGCGCGGGCACGTCGGACGCCAGGAACATCTCGCCCTCGCCCACACCCATGACCAGCGGGGACACCGTGCGGGCGGCCACGATCTCACGGTGATCGACATGCGTCACCACGATTCCGTAAGCGCCGCGCACTTGCCCCAGTGCTGTGCGGACGGCTTCATACAGGTCACCTTTGTAGGCCTCCTCGATCAGGTGGGCCAGCACCTCGCTGTCTGTCTCCGACTTGAAGGCGTGCCCGCGCTGAAGCAGCCCTTCTTTCAGGTTCAGGTAGTTCTCGATGATGCCGTTGTGAACGATAACAATCCGGCCGTCCTCGGTCGCGTGCGGGTGTGAATTGGTGTCGTTCGGCAGGCCGTGCGTGGCCCAGCGAGTATGCCCGATGCCCAGCGTGCCGGGCAGCGGCTGGGCTTCCAGTTCACCGCTCAGGTTCGCCAGTTTCCCGGCCTTCTTGCGCACGTTGATGCAGGCGCCGTCCCCGATGGCCACACCCGCGCTGTCATAGCCCCGGTACTCCAGCTTCGAGAGACCGGAAATAAGAACGTCCTGCGCCTGCTTCGGGCCAATGTAACCAACGATTCCGCACATAATGCTCCTTCAGGACGCGAACGGCTGAGAGCTCATGGCTTCTGGCACAGACCAGGCCAGAAGTCAAGGCAAAGGCCAGAGAAAGGCCTGGGCCATCCGCATCCAGGTGTCCAGAGAAGTTGTGTGCATCGTACTCCGCTTTATATCCGTGTTGCCACGGGGGTTATGGCGGGGTTTCACGTCAATCGCTTGACGTCGGGTAGGCCCTGCATGCTGGCCTGGAAGCATCCGCAGAACGTCGCTCACTTCCACCTCGTATCCCCAACCTTCAAGGCTGGGGCCTTGCGCTGCCCTGTTTTGTGTGAACCGGACACCAACGGTTCGGGAAGGAAGATAGCATTAAAAGCCCCTCAGGTGAGTACGCTACTCAACCGTTAAGGGACTGGAGCCAGCGGGCCGCTTCCCCCGGGCTTTTCAGGCGCACCAGCCTCAGATGGGGAAACCCCGCCACAAGTTCCGGAATTTCACGCCGCCTTTTCCAGTGCGTGCGCCAGAACCAGCGCAGCGGCGCTTCCGGGTCGAGCAGGGCACCCCGCCACGTTTCACGGTTCCCGTTCCAGAGTTCCTGCCGCGTGACCACGCGCCGCAAGGTGCGCCGCACAATGCGCGGGTACACCACCCACGCCGGGTAATCCAGCCACACCAGCGTCTGTGCCCGCGCCCAGCCGATGTCGCGGGCCTTGCTGTAATTGCCGTCCATCACCCACGACTCCTGCGCCGTGAACAGGCTGACCTGCGCACGAAACTGCGCCAGCGGGGCCACCTGCCAGTCCGGCTGATGGTTCCAGGCATCCTGCTCGCCGTGCGGCACACCCAGCCGGTGCGCCAGTGCCCGGGCAAAGGTTGTTTTCCCACTTCCCGTCGTGCCGATGACAATGACGCGCTGCATTCGCGCAAGTGAAGCACAAAGTGACACAAACAGGCATCGGCCAGAACGCCTACGGGCCATCTTGACAAGTCCAACCCGAAGAAGGGTTTCTCTTTTTTACTATCCCACCCAGCAAATTCACCGTTCAATCAGACCGAGGCCGTCGGGCGCGGAGCGCACGGGCCTGGGAAAAGCAACTGGACGATCAGCACACCCAGCCCTGCCGGATGAAAATCTCTCCCAGAGCCAATAAAAGCTCATTTTCCCGACTTGCCTGGTGCTAACGAAAGCTCCCCTGCCCTCTGAGTAGGGGGCGGGGGGGGTGGGCTACTTCACCCTTCATTCAGTACAAGTCAAATCTTTCCTAGCGCCTGCCTCACGTCCGCGATCAGGTCGGCGCTGTCCTCGATGCCCACGCTGAGGCGCACCAGTCCGGGCGTGATGCCCTGGCGCGCCAGGGTTTCCTCGCCGAGAAGCTGGTGGGTGGTGCTGGCGGGGTGGCTGGAGAGGCTTTCCACGTCGCCAAGGCTGACCGCCTGAGTGAACAGCTTCAGCGCGTTCAGGAAAGTGAAGGCGTTGTCCTGCGTGCCCAGGTCGAGGCTGACCAGCCCGCCGAATTTGCCGTTCATCTGGCGGGCGGCGAAGGTGTGGCCGGGGTGGTCGCTCAGGCCGGGGTAATACAGGTGCTTGACGGCAGGATGGCCTTGCAAGGCTTCGGCCAGGGCAGCGGCGTTCTGGCAGTGCTTCTCCATGCGCAGGGGCAGGGTTTTCACGCCGCGAATGAGCAGGTACGCCTCGAACGGCCCCAGGGCGGCGCCAATGTGCCGCAGGCCATGACCGCGCAGGGGTTCGGTGAGTTCGGCGCGGGTAGCGACCACGCCCGCGATAACGTCTCCGTGGCCGCTGAGGTACTTGGTGGCCGAGTGCATCACGATGTCCACGCCGTGCTCGGTGGGGCGCGTGAGGTAGGGGGTGGCGAAGGTGTTGTCGACCACCATCAGGGCACCGACGCTGTGGGCCAGCTCGCTGGCAGCTTGCAGGTCGATGATGCCCAGCGTGGGGTTCATGGGCGTTTCCAGCCACACGAGCTTTGTTCTTTCGCTCAGCAGACCGCGCAGTGCGTCCAGATCGTGCGCTTCGCGGATGGTCACGCCGAACTGCGTCATCACTTCGTTCAGCAGCCCCTCGGTACCGCCGTACAGCGGGCCGACGAAGGCCACTTCATCCCCACTTTTCAGGAAGGTCAGGGCGATGGCGCTGGCAGCCCCCATGCCACTGGCGAAGGCGACGGCATCCTCGGTGCCTTCCAGATTGGCGACTTTTTCCTCGAAGGCGCGGACGGTGGGGTTCAGGACGCGGGAATAGAAGAAGCCGGGTTCCTCACCGGCAAAGAGCCGGGCGCCGCGCTGGGCGTCGAAGTAGCCGAAGGTGGAGGTGGCGTAGATGGGAACGGCGTGAGCCCCGGTCTGCGGGTCGACCCGGTGTCCGGCGTGAACGGCGCGGGTACCGAATTCAGCCTGCTGATTTTGAGTGGACATGCCGCAGTTTAACGCCATAGGGCCGCCAGTGCGGCGTTTCCTGAGCACGGCTCCGCGACATCGGGCATGAACAGGCGCACGCAACGAACCGCCCCAGCAGAGCACCCCAGTGGGGCGGTGCCAGCAGCGACGCTCTGCGCGCGGACAGAAGGAACCAGGACTCCTGTCTCCCCTGGCGGCACCCCGGAGCATGACCGCAGCTCCGCTTCATCTCCAGAATTCGGGATGAGCAGCGCGGTAAGGGATGTTCAGTTTGCCGGGCGGATTTGTGGGCTAGGATGAGGCGAGGAGAAGCTTTTCACAGGGTGTCCTGCGGCATTCTTCTCTTTTTTCTTCTGGAGACCCCTGCTTTCATGCCCACTTACCTTTACAAGAACCTGGAAACCGGCGAAATTTACGAACTCGTGCAGAGCATGCGCGACGACCCTTACACCACCCACCCCGAGACGGGTGTGCCCGTCAAGCGTATTCTGGCGCGGCCCGCCATCGCTTTTAAAGGCGGTGGGTTTCATGCCAACGACTACCGCCCACCCGAGTCAAAGGCCAGGGAGCCGAAAGCCAAGGAGCCGAAATCGGGGGGCGGCAGCGAGTGAACGCCCTGCGCGTCCTGGGTCTCACGGCCCTGCTGCTGGGAACCGGGGCCGTGCTCTACGCGGCAGGTCGGGCCGACGCCCAGCCGGCGCTGGTCACGAACGACGAGGTGAACACCGTCCAGGTGAGCCAGGGGGCGCTGCCGGCGGTGGTGCGCATCGACAACCGCCTGCGTCAGGAGGTGCTGCAGCAGGGTGACGATCCGCTGGAAGTCGGCACCGGGTTTTTCATCAAGAAAGACCTGATCGTCACGAACTATCACGTGATCCGGGACGCCAGCTCGCTGACGGTCACGCTGTTCAACGGGCGGCGGGCCTCGGTGAAGGTCGAGGGAATCGATCCAGGCATCGACATCGCGCTGCTGCGCGTGTCCGGCGTGACCGCCCCGAAGACCCTGAGTTTCGGCAACAGTGCCCGGCTGATTCCAGGGCAGAAGATGATCGTGATCGGTACGCCGCTGCGCTTCCAGAACTTCATCAGCACCGGCGTCTACAGTGCGGCGGCCAGCCCACGTGACGTGCCGCGCAACGACGGGGTGGGCCAGGAGATCGGGCAGTACTTCATGACCACCGCCAGCATTCAGGGCGGCAACAGTGGCGGCCCCATCCTAGACTCGCGCGGGCTGGTGGTGGCGGTCGCGGACGCCAACGCGGCGGCCAGCATGCTCTCTGCGGCAGTGATCGGGGTGGCCATTCCGGGCGATATCGTCAGGCAGAGCGTGGACGACCTGATCAAGATCGGGGTGCCTCAACGCGGCACGCTGGGCGTCACGCTGCATGATCTGGACAACCTCGACCCGGCGCTGCGGCAACTGGCGGGCCTGAGCAGCAGCGAGGGTGCCCTGGTGTGGGACGTGCCCGCCGGGAGTGCGGGGGCGCGCGCGGGCCTGCGCGGCAGCCTGCGCAACAGCAAGGATCAGCTCCTCTCGCCACTAGGCGACGTGATCGTGGCCGTCGACAACCAGCGCGTGCAGAACTCCTTCGATGTGGCGCGGCTGGTCGCCACCCGGCGCCCCGGCGACACGGTGAACCTGAAGGTGTGGCGCAACAAGAAGGCTGTCAACGTGAAGGTCACGATTCTGAAACGCACCGTGAGGTGAAATTTACGCGTACTGCCTGCACCAGAAAAGGGAGACCCGCTGAGCCAGTCTCCCCTTTTTGTGGTGCTCTGCGCCGGGTCAGATGACGCGGCGTTGCGTGATCTCGTTCGCGGCCCGCAGGCCAGCCAGCATGCTGCTCAGGCGCTGCATCTCGGCCCGGGTCAGGTGCAGGCCGTGGCGCATCAGCAGCGAGTGAATTTCATTTGGGGCACTGACCACGTCCTGAAAAATAGCGGGCGGCGCGAGCAAGCGGCGCAGCCAGCTTCCGCGAATAGGGGTGGCACGGTAATAAGTGACACGCCAGCCCTGGCGGCCCGCGTGAATGACGATGCGGTCTTGATTGGCACGGTGAAAGGTGTGTTCGTTCATGAGGGGCACCTGTAGTCTGGTCAGAGGCTCGTAAGGGGACAGCCGCCAGGTTGAAATGTAATGGTCACAGTGTATACACACGCAGGCAGTTAGCGTTGTAAGAAACCTGATAGTACCCCCGGCGTGGGGGAGCCCCCTCCACTTTGGTAAAGATGACCACCATAAGGAACAACACCTGAGCAGATATTCAGATATACTGGGGTATGTCGAGACCCGGCTCACCGGCTACCCCCCCGCATGGCGAAACGCTGACTTACTTTGTGGACGGCATGGACTGCGCCTCCTGCGTGCAGAAGGTCGAGAAAATGGTGGACACCCTGCCCGGCACCGGGGCGGTGAAAACCAGTTTCACGAAGCAGACGCTACAACTGACGCTGGACGAATCGCAAACGCCAAGGGGCACGCTGGAGGGCAACCTGCGGGCGCTGGGGTATACGCCCGCCCTGCGGGGGGACGCGGACGGACAGGTTCAGGGTGCGGCGAACACGCAGGGTCACACGCACGAACCCAGGGGCGCGAACCCCTGGTACACCACGAACATCGGTCGACTGGTGCTGCTGACGGGCAGCCTGCTGGCCGCGGCCTACCTGCTGGGGTTCCTGGCCCCGGCGTTCGCCCAGTCTTTCTACATGGTCGCCGCCTTGATCGGCGTAGCTCCTTTCGCGCGCAAGGCGTGGGTGGGGGCGCGGCTGGGCGATCCGTTCAGCATCAATATGCTGGTCACCCTGGCGGCCCTCGGGGCGCTCCTGATCGGCGAGGCCCCGGAAGGTGCGGTCGTCGTGTTCTTCTTCGCTATCGGCGAGTTGCTGGAGGGCGTGGCGGCCGGCAGGGCGCGGCAGGGCATTCAGGCGCTGGTGGCGCTGACGCCGAAAACCGCTTTACTCGTGCATGAAAGTCATGCCCACGAAGTGCCCGCCGACTCCTTGAAAGTCGGTCAGGTGGTGCAGGTGAATCCTGGCGCGCGCGTGCCCACCGACGGCACGATTCTGACTGGAACGTCCGACCTGGACGACAGTCCTGTGACCGGGGAGAGCATCCCCGTCATGAAAACCGTGGGCGACAGCGTGTATGCCGGGAGCATCAATGCAGGCGGCGTGCTGACCGTGCGCGTGGAGAAAACTGCTGCGGACAACACCATTGCCCGGATGATTCACCTGGTGGAGGAGGCCGAGGGCAGCAAAGCGCAGGCCGCCCGGTTCATCGACCGCTTCAGCCGCGTTTACACGCCGCTGGTGGTGCTGGTGGCCGCGCTGGTGGCCGTGGTGCCGCCTCTGCTGTTCGGGCAGGCGTGGCACGAGTGGCTGTACAAGGGCCTGGCGCTGCTGCTGATCGGCTGCCCGTGCGCCCTGGTGCTCAGCGTACCCGCCGCCATCACGTCCGGCATCAGCGCAGGCACCAGGCGCGGCCTGCTGATCAAGGGCGGCGCGGCGCTGGAAACCATCGGCTCAGTCAGCACCATCGCCTTCGATAAGACAGGAACGCTGACCGCCGGCAAACCCCGCGTGACGGACGTACAACCCGTGAACGGTACGCGCCAGGAGGTGCTGCGCCTCTCGGCGGCGGTGGAGTCCGGCAGCAGTCACCCGCTGGCCAGGGCCATTCTGAAAGCCGCGCAGGACGAGCAACTGAGCGTGCCCTCAGCACAGGATGCACAGGCCCTCGCCGGGCAGGGCGTGAGCGCCAGCGTGGAAGGCCGCACGCTGCTGGTCAGTTCACCGAGGCACGCCGCCGGGCAGTTTGCCCTGAACGCTGAGCAGGCTACACAAATTGCCGCTTTCGAGGCGCAGGGCAAAACCGCTGTGATCCTGCACGACGGTCAGGTGCCGCTGGGGTTCCTGGCCATTCGCGACGAACCGCGTGACGACGCCCGCGCTGCCCTGGCAGAACTGCGCGCGTTGGGCATCAGCACCGTGATGCTCACCGGGGACAACGCCCGCACTGGACAGGCCATCGCGCAGGGCCTGGGCATTGACGTGCAGGCCGAACTGCTTCCCGAAGACAAACTCCGCGTTATTGACCAGCTGAAGACTCGCGGCGCGGTGGCGATGGTCGGAGACGGCATCAACGACGCGCCCGCGCTGGCCCGCTCGGACGTGGGCATCGCCATGGGCGGCGGCACCGACGTGGCGTTGGAAACTGCCGACGCCGCCCTGCTGCGCGAGAAGGTCACGGGCGTCAGTGAACTGGTACAACTTTCCCGCGCCACCATGAACAACATCAGACAGAACATTTTCTTTGCCTTGAGCCTGAAAAGCGTGTTCCTGGTCACGACCCTGCTGGGGTACACCAACCTGTGGATGGCGATTCTGGCCGACACGGGCGCCACCGCCATCGTGACCGCCAACGCCCTGCGCCTGCTGGGCTGGGGCCGTCACCTGAAACCCCGAACCGCTGACCCCCAGGCCGCCTCTCAGGCGCAGGTGGCCCGATGATCCGCGCGACCACGCCAACCACGCTGGACGATACCTGCGAAATCACGTGCGTTCACCCACAGGCCGTGCAGACGGCCCGCGCTGCCCTGCCCGACGACGACTGCGTGACGCGCAGCACGGCTTTCCTGAAACTGGTGGCCGACCCCACCCGCCTGAAAATCCTGAGTGCCCTGAACGCCACCGAGCTGTGCGTGTGCGACCTGGCCGCCGTGGTCGGCATCAGCGAGAGCGCCGTCAGTCACCAGTTGCGCCTGCTGCGCACCGGGCGCGTCGTGACGTACCGCAAGGAAGGCCGCGTCGCCTACTACCGCCTGCTGGATGGACACGTGACCACCCTGATCGAGAACGCGCTGGAACACGCACGCGAGTAGCTGGCCGCGCCCGACACGATTGCTGGACAGAATGCCTTTCATTTTGAAGCCCGGCGTTAAGCTGGCCTGATGAAGAATGTTGCTTTGATCGCTGCG
The Deinococcus fonticola genome window above contains:
- a CDS encoding trans-sulfuration enzyme family protein: MSTQNQQAEFGTRAVHAGHRVDPQTGAHAVPIYATSTFGYFDAQRGARLFAGEEPGFFYSRVLNPTVRAFEEKVANLEGTEDAVAFASGMGAASAIALTFLKSGDEVAFVGPLYGGTEGLLNEVMTQFGVTIREAHDLDALRGLLSERTKLVWLETPMNPTLGIIDLQAASELAHSVGALMVVDNTFATPYLTRPTEHGVDIVMHSATKYLSGHGDVIAGVVATRAELTEPLRGHGLRHIGAALGPFEAYLLIRGVKTLPLRMEKHCQNAAALAEALQGHPAVKHLYYPGLSDHPGHTFAARQMNGKFGGLVSLDLGTQDNAFTFLNALKLFTQAVSLGDVESLSSHPASTTHQLLGEETLARQGITPGLVRLSVGIEDSADLIADVRQALGKI
- a CDS encoding FmdB family zinc ribbon protein, with the protein product MPTYLYKNLETGEIYELVQSMRDDPYTTHPETGVPVKRILARPAIAFKGGGFHANDYRPPESKAREPKAKEPKSGGGSE
- a CDS encoding S1C family serine protease translates to MNALRVLGLTALLLGTGAVLYAAGRADAQPALVTNDEVNTVQVSQGALPAVVRIDNRLRQEVLQQGDDPLEVGTGFFIKKDLIVTNYHVIRDASSLTVTLFNGRRASVKVEGIDPGIDIALLRVSGVTAPKTLSFGNSARLIPGQKMIVIGTPLRFQNFISTGVYSAAASPRDVPRNDGVGQEIGQYFMTTASIQGGNSGGPILDSRGLVVAVADANAAASMLSAAVIGVAIPGDIVRQSVDDLIKIGVPQRGTLGVTLHDLDNLDPALRQLAGLSSSEGALVWDVPAGSAGARAGLRGSLRNSKDQLLSPLGDVIVAVDNQRVQNSFDVARLVATRRPGDTVNLKVWRNKKAVNVKVTILKRTVR
- a CDS encoding heavy metal translocating P-type ATPase; the encoded protein is MSRPGSPATPPHGETLTYFVDGMDCASCVQKVEKMVDTLPGTGAVKTSFTKQTLQLTLDESQTPRGTLEGNLRALGYTPALRGDADGQVQGAANTQGHTHEPRGANPWYTTNIGRLVLLTGSLLAAAYLLGFLAPAFAQSFYMVAALIGVAPFARKAWVGARLGDPFSINMLVTLAALGALLIGEAPEGAVVVFFFAIGELLEGVAAGRARQGIQALVALTPKTALLVHESHAHEVPADSLKVGQVVQVNPGARVPTDGTILTGTSDLDDSPVTGESIPVMKTVGDSVYAGSINAGGVLTVRVEKTAADNTIARMIHLVEEAEGSKAQAARFIDRFSRVYTPLVVLVAALVAVVPPLLFGQAWHEWLYKGLALLLIGCPCALVLSVPAAITSGISAGTRRGLLIKGGAALETIGSVSTIAFDKTGTLTAGKPRVTDVQPVNGTRQEVLRLSAAVESGSSHPLARAILKAAQDEQLSVPSAQDAQALAGQGVSASVEGRTLLVSSPRHAAGQFALNAEQATQIAAFEAQGKTAVILHDGQVPLGFLAIRDEPRDDARAALAELRALGISTVMLTGDNARTGQAIAQGLGIDVQAELLPEDKLRVIDQLKTRGAVAMVGDGINDAPALARSDVGIAMGGGTDVALETADAALLREKVTGVSELVQLSRATMNNIRQNIFFALSLKSVFLVTTLLGYTNLWMAILADTGATAIVTANALRLLGWGRHLKPRTADPQAASQAQVAR
- a CDS encoding ArsR/SmtB family transcription factor, coding for MIRATTPTTLDDTCEITCVHPQAVQTARAALPDDDCVTRSTAFLKLVADPTRLKILSALNATELCVCDLAAVVGISESAVSHQLRLLRTGRVVTYRKEGRVAYYRLLDGHVTTLIENALEHARE